The following DNA comes from Limnobacter sp. SAORIC-580.
TGCCCCAGTCCTCGATAACGACTACGAAAGAATTGTATCCATCACACCGGTACAACTTCTAATTGTGGTGGTATCGGCTGCACTCATGTTTGGCCTTACTTACACAGTGAACAAAACCCGCTTGGGAAAAGCCATGCGCGCCACCTCTGAAAATCCCCAATTGGCAGGTCTCATGGGTATCAATGCCAATTCAGTGATCGCCGCTACATTTGTGATCGGAGCGGCTTTGGCCGGAGTGGCCGGGGTCATGGTGGCCGCCAACTATTCAGTGGCCCATTTTTACATGGGCTTTTTACCCGGTTTGAAAGCCTTTACTGCCGCCGTACTTGGCGGTATCGGCAACATTTACGGTGCCATGTTGGGCGGCCTGCTTTTAGGCGTTGTCGAAAGCCTGGGGGCTGGTTATCTGGGCCAATTGACCGGTGGTTTTTTGGGCTCGCACTATCAGGATATTTTTGCCTTCGCCGTATTGATTTTGGTGCTTACTCTTCGGCCATCTGGTCTGTTGGGTGAAAGGGTGTCGGACCGCGCATGAACAAACTTGCCAACCGCCATCAACAAATTATCGGTTTCCTGCTGGTTGCTGTCGCATTGGCTGCCCTTCCCTGGGTTGCAGGCTTGATTGGCAACAGCTGGGTTCGAATTTTGAACATCGCCTTGCTGTACGTCATGCTTGCGCTGGGGCTCAAT
Coding sequences within:
- a CDS encoding branched-chain amino acid ABC transporter permease → MVYGVLGLINFAHGEVVMIGAMVAFSAITLFMGVFPETPGWILFLVGVLCAVPVCMLVSFSIERLAYRPLRNAPRLAPLISAIGVSIILQTLAMIIWGRNYLIFPATLPTDPIVLYTFAPVLDNDYERIVSITPVQLLIVVVSAALMFGLTYTVNKTRLGKAMRATSENPQLAGLMGINANSVIAATFVIGAALAGVAGVMVAANYSVAHFYMGFLPGLKAFTAAVLGGIGNIYGAMLGGLLLGVVESLGAGYLGQLTGGFLGSHYQDIFAFAVLILVLTLRPSGLLGERVSDRA